Proteins from a single region of Campylobacter concisus:
- a CDS encoding cytochrome C, with translation MRNLQKALAGLLMGVSIFASQACCEEHNMQMSDKARDVIANPKGTLQSRGVISLQDYVVEEQEMYNWLFKNHPIFTKYGGKTVGKMVVHDRGLEWLAEGHGFDMSKLSKRDGGKGYSSMMYRIPATSSLQFPNKFVGPEKCGECHPAQYEVWSRSRHATTMRFPGEHPEVNNNLTEPVFDKDTASILPKGITPDVIYATVGHLRTKMGYVDAWLLRGTYYVEGGLLRDGTGQIVAGGNQWQRTWALNLDDATVKKIKELVPEFPGTLEEYGDNGGYVRGLASYAAKHKKSMFFQANSSYCEVCHPVKFDFKSKAEFYAALGNAKELQKHTISKGVSCEECHGAGGHLDGATNFRTSNCERCHQRFNFSPDLMRANPLNNGKLDLSLSSKFKSMGPGCGSEGSQSYFTAHYDKGMRCVTCHDPHDNTGLVVGDKNVKGMNYNSEQGYLSAFYTKPKLKKECKDCHETQAYIASKADTHKDNTCASCHMPFMMSCENFYAVQFQDNAGFDTQRRSHIWKIMVDPKEKSLVPGDAAKGPRDAKDWHFERDKNGHNYVDLMWACARTSWADKDMKDTKGCHSPVLSELKPTLHFKNQKQVYDEVMGWQTPVKNEFSEVKIGIEGLYSLLETKKLDASDKVRVYELIQNAQEIIDMVEKDGSWGMHGFKFTKQKLDASKEYIKEAQRILNKNL, from the coding sequence ATGAGAAATCTACAAAAAGCCTTAGCTGGTTTGCTCATGGGTGTTAGCATCTTCGCTTCACAAGCCTGTTGCGAAGAGCATAATATGCAGATGTCCGATAAAGCACGTGATGTTATCGCAAATCCTAAAGGCACACTGCAAAGTAGAGGTGTTATCTCCTTGCAAGACTACGTTGTAGAAGAGCAAGAGATGTATAACTGGTTATTTAAAAACCACCCTATTTTTACAAAGTATGGTGGTAAAACCGTCGGTAAAATGGTCGTTCACGACCGTGGCTTAGAGTGGCTTGCCGAGGGACATGGCTTTGATATGTCAAAGCTTAGTAAAAGAGATGGCGGTAAGGGCTATAGTTCTATGATGTATAGAATTCCAGCCACTTCATCACTTCAGTTTCCTAATAAATTTGTAGGACCAGAAAAGTGCGGTGAGTGTCACCCGGCTCAGTATGAAGTGTGGAGCAGATCTCGCCACGCAACTACTATGCGTTTCCCTGGCGAGCACCCAGAGGTTAACAACAACCTAACTGAGCCAGTATTTGACAAAGATACAGCTTCTATCCTTCCAAAAGGTATCACTCCGGATGTTATCTACGCAACTGTTGGTCACTTAAGAACAAAAATGGGCTACGTAGATGCATGGTTACTTCGTGGTACTTACTACGTTGAGGGTGGTTTACTAAGAGATGGTACAGGCCAGATCGTAGCTGGTGGTAACCAATGGCAAAGAACATGGGCGTTAAATTTAGACGACGCAACTGTTAAAAAGATAAAAGAGCTTGTCCCAGAATTTCCTGGCACTCTTGAAGAGTATGGCGATAATGGCGGATATGTTAGAGGTCTAGCTTCATACGCTGCAAAACATAAAAAATCAATGTTTTTCCAAGCGAACTCATCATATTGTGAAGTTTGTCACCCAGTTAAATTCGACTTTAAATCAAAAGCAGAATTTTATGCAGCACTTGGTAATGCTAAAGAGCTTCAAAAACACACTATCTCAAAAGGTGTAAGCTGTGAGGAGTGCCACGGAGCTGGCGGTCACCTTGATGGAGCTACAAATTTTAGAACATCAAACTGCGAACGCTGCCACCAAAGATTTAATTTTAGTCCAGACTTAATGCGTGCCAATCCTCTAAACAACGGCAAGCTTGATCTATCATTAAGCTCTAAATTTAAATCAATGGGACCAGGATGCGGTTCTGAAGGTTCACAATCATACTTTACAGCTCACTACGACAAAGGTATGAGATGTGTAACTTGCCACGATCCACACGACAATACAGGCCTAGTTGTAGGCGATAAAAACGTAAAAGGCATGAACTATAACTCAGAACAAGGTTATTTAAGTGCATTCTACACTAAACCAAAACTCAAAAAAGAGTGTAAAGATTGCCACGAGACTCAAGCATATATCGCATCTAAAGCAGATACACACAAAGATAACACTTGTGCATCTTGCCACATGCCATTTATGATGAGTTGTGAGAATTTCTACGCTGTTCAGTTCCAAGACAACGCTGGCTTTGATACTCAAAGAAGATCTCACATCTGGAAGATCATGGTTGATCCAAAAGAGAAATCTCTAGTACCAGGCGATGCTGCCAAAGGTCCAAGAGATGCTAAAGATTGGCACTTTGAGAGAGATAAAAATGGCCATAACTACGTTGACTTGATGTGGGCTTGCGCTAGAACATCTTGGGCTGATAAAGATATGAAAGATACCAAAGGCTGCCATAGCCCAGTATTATCTGAGCTAAAACCAACACTTCACTTCAAAAACCAAAAACAAGTTTATGATGAAGTTATGGGATGGCAAACTCCAGTTAAGAATGAATTCTCTGAAGTTAAGATTGGTATTGAAGGACTTTACTCACTACTTGAGACCAAAAAACTTGACGCAAGTGATAAAGTAAGAGTTTATGAGCTTATCCAAAATGCTCAAGAGATCATCGATATGGTTGAAAAAGATGGTTCGTGGGGTATGCACGGATTTAAATTTACTAAACAAAAACTCGATGCATCAAAAGAGTATATAAAAGAAGCTCAAAGAATTTTGAATAAAAATTTATAG
- a CDS encoding DUF3365 domain-containing protein: MKYKFQLIVSVFIFVYLLISALVLNFYNNLAMKDAKKEAYYVLESINSVREYIAGVQRPLIEQLKHDGIIKEDFFDERLLSSSYISREIYNIQKKKYNLDFDYKLVAMAPLNKAHEPNEFEAQVLRGFKENKFSEFSKIIKDENGSQFFVGLPIRSQNTSCLACHNSESAPKQMLDRYEISNGKISEASEMMAMLSFKIPLRAIFSYHLKEVVIIMSAIAFVFGIFLLLVYKMHRRGEESKRQTEQLMIHQSRLASMGEMIGNISHQWKQPLAQISSALINLELYQERKKLDEAKIYEFIEETSKQINFMSETVDDFKNFFKPNTLKREFSVEEVVNQTIKILNASLKKYQIEIEIDIRENFTIFANFNEIIQILINIINNAKDAFKQSYVKPRVIKIYTFIKDNRKNLCVQNNAGAIKASFLKVIFEPHFSTKESGSGLGLYMSRLIASKNNALIFARNVDENSITFTISFENL, from the coding sequence GTGAAATATAAATTTCAGCTAATCGTTAGTGTTTTTATCTTTGTTTATCTCTTAATATCCGCACTTGTTTTAAATTTTTATAATAATCTTGCAATGAAAGATGCCAAAAAAGAGGCGTATTATGTGCTTGAGAGTATAAATTCTGTAAGAGAATACATAGCAGGCGTTCAGCGTCCGCTAATAGAGCAGCTAAAGCATGATGGCATTATAAAAGAGGATTTTTTTGACGAGAGATTGCTCTCATCTTCATATATAAGCCGTGAAATTTATAATATCCAAAAGAAAAAATACAATCTTGACTTTGACTATAAACTAGTCGCCATGGCGCCTTTAAATAAAGCTCATGAGCCAAATGAATTTGAAGCGCAGGTGTTAAGAGGCTTCAAAGAGAATAAATTTAGTGAGTTTTCAAAGATTATAAAAGATGAAAATGGCTCACAATTTTTTGTAGGGCTTCCTATAAGAAGTCAAAATACATCTTGCTTAGCCTGTCACAATAGTGAAAGTGCTCCAAAACAGATGTTGGATCGTTATGAAATTTCAAATGGAAAAATTTCTGAAGCAAGTGAGATGATGGCAATGCTATCTTTTAAAATCCCACTACGTGCCATTTTTTCTTACCATTTAAAAGAGGTTGTCATCATAATGAGCGCGATAGCCTTTGTATTTGGGATATTTTTACTACTTGTTTATAAGATGCATAGGCGCGGAGAAGAGAGTAAAAGACAGACTGAGCAGCTAATGATACATCAAAGCCGCCTAGCCTCAATGGGCGAGATGATAGGCAATATCTCACATCAGTGGAAGCAGCCTTTAGCTCAAATTAGCTCAGCTTTAATAAATTTAGAACTCTATCAGGAGCGAAAAAAGCTTGATGAAGCAAAAATTTATGAGTTTATAGAAGAGACTAGCAAGCAGATAAATTTTATGTCTGAAACGGTTGATGATTTTAAAAACTTTTTTAAACCAAATACTTTAAAAAGGGAGTTTAGCGTAGAGGAAGTGGTAAATCAGACTATAAAAATTCTAAACGCCTCACTTAAGAAATATCAAATCGAAATAGAGATCGATATAAGAGAAAATTTTACGATTTTTGCGAATTTTAATGAAATAATCCAAATTTTAATAAATATTATAAATAATGCAAAAGATGCATTTAAACAAAGCTATGTAAAGCCAAGAGTAATAAAAATTTATACTTTTATAAAAGATAATCGTAAAAATTTATGCGTTCAAAATAATGCAGGAGCGATAAAGGCTTCGTTTTTAAAGGTTATCTTTGAGCCACACTTTAGCACAAAAGAGTCTGGCAGCGGGCTTGGCCTATATATGAGTCGGCTAATCGCTAGCAAAAATAACGCCCTAATCTTTGCTAGAAACGTAGATGAAAATAGTATTACATTTACAATTAGTTTCGAAAATTTATAA
- a CDS encoding response regulator transcription factor: MQEYDILDVLSNKKVLCLEDEEAILKNICASLELFFAEVNGVTDGYDALELAMSDAYDVLVLDISVPNIDGLEIAKKVRTINQKIPIVILSSHIEQEYLWRAVELKITRYLAKPYDKKSFIKALEDVALELVGRKPTLRLNDELEYDFGKKVLYINGEISHLSKSESRLLEYFLNNKNQTITYEQIFDYIWEYEQPSKEAIKTIVKELRRKLGKDVIKNLYGVGYLCEI; the protein is encoded by the coding sequence ATGCAAGAATATGATATTTTAGACGTTTTATCAAACAAAAAGGTCCTTTGCCTTGAAGATGAAGAGGCGATTTTAAAAAATATTTGTGCTTCTTTGGAGCTATTTTTTGCCGAAGTAAATGGCGTAACAGATGGCTATGATGCACTTGAGCTAGCGATGAGCGATGCTTATGATGTTTTGGTGCTTGATATAAGCGTGCCAAATATCGATGGTCTAGAGATCGCTAAAAAAGTAAGAACTATAAATCAAAAAATTCCTATCGTGATCTTATCAAGCCACATCGAGCAAGAGTATTTGTGGAGAGCAGTTGAGCTAAAGATCACAAGATATCTTGCAAAGCCATATGATAAAAAATCATTTATAAAAGCCCTAGAAGACGTTGCTTTAGAGCTTGTTGGACGTAAGCCGACTCTTAGGCTAAATGATGAATTAGAATACGATTTTGGCAAAAAAGTACTTTATATAAATGGTGAAATTTCTCATCTAAGTAAGAGTGAAAGTAGGCTTTTAGAGTATTTTTTAAACAACAAAAATCAAACTATAACTTATGAACAAATTTTTGATTATATTTGGGAGTATGAGCAGCCAAGCAAAGAGGCGATAAAGACGATCGTAAAAGAGCTTAGAAGGAAGCTTGGCAAAGATGTGATTAAAAATTTATACGGTGTAGGTTATCTTTGTGAAATATAA
- the pyrE gene encoding orotate phosphoribosyltransferase, with amino-acid sequence MDLEKIYKEAGAYLEGHFLLSSGNHSQFYLQSAKVLEDPALAGKLADELARVIEKFGIKFDSVCSPALGGILAGYELARAAKKRFIFTERVEKIMSLRRGFEVKKGEKFIVCEDIITTGGSALEAAHVIESLGGEVVGFAALANRGFCKVTNLDNEAKPNAKLPSDKPFFALGNFEFEIYEPENCPLCKNGSKAIKPGSRGN; translated from the coding sequence ATGGATTTAGAGAAAATTTATAAAGAGGCTGGGGCGTATTTAGAGGGGCATTTTTTACTAAGCAGTGGCAATCACTCGCAGTTTTATCTCCAAAGTGCAAAGGTGCTTGAAGATCCAGCTTTGGCTGGAAAGCTAGCTGATGAGCTTGCCCGTGTGATAGAGAAATTTGGCATTAAATTTGATAGCGTTTGCTCGCCTGCACTTGGAGGAATTTTAGCTGGGTATGAGCTAGCTCGCGCAGCAAAGAAGCGATTTATATTTACAGAGCGAGTTGAAAAGATAATGAGTCTTAGACGTGGTTTTGAGGTGAAAAAAGGCGAGAAATTTATCGTTTGTGAGGACATTATCACGACTGGCGGCTCGGCACTTGAAGCAGCACACGTGATAGAGAGCCTTGGCGGCGAGGTAGTTGGCTTTGCAGCACTTGCGAATCGTGGCTTTTGTAAGGTTACAAATTTAGACAATGAAGCTAAGCCAAATGCAAAACTGCCAAGCGATAAGCCGTTTTTTGCTTTAGGAAATTTTGAGTTTGAAATTTATGAGCCTGAGAATTGCCCACTTTGTAAAAATGGAAGCAAAGCGATCAAACCTGGAAGCAGAGGCAACTAA
- a CDS encoding Na+/H+ antiporter NhaC family protein, whose translation MLIFNPVVFSILVMTILCLLRFNILLSILISALVAGVMYKHGFSGFESGIAGGIDSLFTALKETTQSLISGMQGNLETSLSYILLGALAAAIANTNLTAILINALSKFLSSNKVIFILTIAFIACLSQNLIPVHIAFIPILIPPLLAIMNKMGIDRRAVACALTFGLQAPYVSLSVGFGLLFHNILKKELANNGITTSISDISSVMWIGGASMLIGLILAILFYGKKRVYKTSKFEKEELDEIERAKSLEMTKKEWAVLAGAVVAFVVQIYTSLLPLGALLGLLVMVVFGGIEYKKVDKIMDNGLAMMGFIAFIMLVAAGYGTILRESGGIDELVKYASLVSGGKIGGAFLMLLIGLLVTMGIGTSFGTIPILASIYVPLCVSLGFGVPAIILLVGIAAALGDAGSPASDSTLGPTSGLNADNEHNHIYDTCVPTFVFFNIPLIIGGIVGAMILG comes from the coding sequence ATGCTTATATTTAACCCTGTTGTTTTTAGCATTTTGGTAATGACGATACTTTGTCTATTGCGTTTTAACATTTTGCTTTCTATCCTTATCTCTGCTCTTGTTGCGGGAGTAATGTATAAGCATGGATTTAGTGGATTTGAAAGTGGCATTGCAGGTGGGATAGATAGCCTCTTTACAGCCCTAAAAGAGACTACACAAAGCCTCATAAGCGGTATGCAAGGCAATCTTGAAACATCGCTTAGTTATATTTTGCTTGGTGCTTTAGCAGCCGCCATCGCAAATACAAATTTAACTGCTATCTTGATAAATGCTTTGAGTAAATTCCTTAGCTCAAATAAAGTGATTTTTATACTAACTATTGCATTTATAGCGTGCTTATCTCAAAATTTAATCCCAGTTCACATAGCTTTTATACCTATTTTAATCCCGCCACTTCTTGCTATTATGAACAAAATGGGAATAGATAGACGTGCCGTGGCTTGTGCTTTGACATTTGGTCTTCAAGCACCTTATGTAAGCCTTAGCGTTGGCTTTGGTCTGCTTTTTCACAATATCTTAAAAAAAGAGCTAGCAAATAACGGCATAACCACATCTATTTCCGATATCTCTTCTGTTATGTGGATAGGTGGCGCTTCTATGCTTATCGGACTTATCCTTGCCATACTTTTTTATGGTAAAAAAAGAGTTTATAAAACTTCAAAATTTGAAAAAGAAGAGCTTGATGAGATCGAGCGTGCAAAAAGCCTTGAGATGACTAAAAAGGAGTGGGCGGTTCTAGCTGGTGCGGTAGTGGCTTTTGTCGTACAAATTTACACATCACTCTTGCCACTTGGCGCACTACTTGGACTTTTAGTCATGGTTGTTTTTGGCGGCATCGAATACAAAAAAGTAGATAAGATCATGGATAACGGCCTTGCTATGATGGGATTTATCGCTTTTATCATGCTAGTTGCTGCAGGTTATGGCACTATCTTAAGAGAGAGCGGTGGCATAGACGAGCTTGTAAAATATGCTAGCTTGGTATCTGGCGGCAAGATAGGCGGAGCATTTTTGATGCTACTTATCGGTCTTTTAGTCACGATGGGCATAGGCACTAGCTTTGGTACGATACCTATCTTAGCTTCTATCTATGTGCCACTATGCGTTAGTCTTGGTTTTGGCGTACCAGCCATCATTTTGTTAGTTGGCATAGCTGCAGCTCTAGGGGATGCTGGAAGTCCTGCAAGCGATAGCACACTTGGGCCGACAAGCGGTCTAAATGCCGATAATGAGCACAATCACATATATGATACTTGTGTGCCTACATTTGTATTTTTCAATATCCCACTTATCATCGGTGGCATCGTAGGTGCAATGATACTTGGATAA